A window of Nicotiana sylvestris chromosome 8, ASM39365v2, whole genome shotgun sequence genomic DNA:
tggaatagatataggctgggtacctggagccaaatcaatacagagatcaatatcacaatccggtggcatgccaggaagatcagaaggaaacacattgaCGCACTCCCGAACTACTGTAACTGAATCAATCGTTAGAGACTCtacggtggtgtcccgaacataatcTAAATAAGCCAAACAGCACGTCTCAACCATATGTCGAtccttcagaaaagagataacccgactagatgtatttactaaggaacccttccactctaacCTTGGCAACTCTGGCATTGCTAATGTAAcaatcttggcatggcaatctagaacaacgtgatatggggataaccaatccatgcctaggatgacctcaaagtcggtcatatcaagcaacaagaGATCTGCTCTAGTGTcaaaaccacagaatgtgaccacacaggactggtagatccgatccacaaccatagaatcgcccacaggagtggacacataaataggagtacctaaggactcacgaggaatatccaggaaatgagcaaacagagatgacacatatgaataggtagaccctggatcaaatagtacaGAAGCACCCCTTCCGCAgacggaaataatacctgtgataatggcatctgaggccaatgcatctggcctggCCGGAATGGCATAGAATCTGGATGGAGCGTCGTCTGGCTGGCCTCCCCCTGACTGAGCAGTAGCTGGATGACCTCTCCctgtctggcctccacctctaggacggcctcTACCAGTCTGTCCCTCGCCTGTGGGAGGTTGGGCAACCAGTGCTGTAATCATGGGCTAATAACCCTgttgtactgccttgccccgaagtctgggACAAAATATCTACATGTGACCTGGAtccccacactcataacaaccccgcGGTACCATAGACTACTGTCTTGAAGCCTTAGCCTGCTgacctgaatacccactagaagaaccctgaatggcTGGTGGGTGACATTAACTCTCTAGCATAGCACTTAAGTAAGGCCTCACTGGAACACCTtgaggaggtggtggtgctgcTCCTAAATATGGGggcctgctgggctgacccctcccgaagtgacctctgcccctagctggggcacctctgaactctccaaAAAATCGGGCCTTCTTGTCCTGTtgaatctgctctctacccctctggcgaTAGCCCTCAACCCTGCGAGCAATCTTtaccactagctgatactcagtACCCATATCCACCTCTCGGGAAATACTAGCTCGAATACGTGTAACCTTGCAACAAATCTCTGCATTCTCTCTACGTTTGTAGggagtatcatgagtgcatggcaagacaactcaaagaatctcgcctcatagtcggtcacagACATTTGACCCTACTCGAGTTGCTCGAACTAGcaccgcaactcttccctctaaGAGGGCGGGATATACCTATCTAGGAAAAGCtgtgtgaactgaccccaagtaATGGGAGAAGAACCCGCTGGCCTtccaagaacataagactgccaccatctacggttCCTGCCCTCTAGTTGGAATGTAGTGAATCAACCCATGAGACTTCAATATCCTCATATTGTGTAGTCTGTCCTtgcacctatcaatgaagtcTTTGAGCATCCTCATGATGCGCACCTCCAAAGATGGGAGGGTGTATCCTAGTCCATCTGTCCAGTAGCTTCTGCGGATCGTCGTCCGCAGCAGGTCTGGGCTTGGGTACCACTGCAGCAACTGGCTAAGCCTCATCTATTGGTTATGCACCTGGAGTCTGATACACTACCATTGTATGATTAGGAGCTTGGGCGGTaagggtctgtgctccccctcccgccTGAGATGTCGTTGGGTCCGCTGGAAATAAATCAACAtgagtcatggtgtccatgaaccgcaacatacGGCCCTTGACCTCCTAGAAACCCGATGTTGTCATGAAGTTTGTTGGGGTAGGCTCAGTTGTGGGCACCTCGCCATGCTCCTCTATGATAGAATCCCCCACAGGATCCGCCGGTGGTGCAACTGGGGTAGCTCTGGGACGCCCTCGTCCCCTTCCTCaggccggtgccctcccccgaCCTCTGtctcggcctctagcaacggaGGGAGCAGCTCCTCCTAGGTCTGGAACATCTATTGTGTGCGTCcccaccatatgtgagagaataggaGAAAGGTATTTAATATaccatcaactgcacgataggaggtgaataaagagtagtttacACTCTAAAGCCTCTCGAAAATAGATAtaaacgtctccgtactgatcctcaagactctattaggttttcccatgacttgtgagacctaagtgaacatAGTGCTCAGATACTATGTAGTCATGACCCAATTTCATTACAGGTCGTGATgacgcccaacaccgttgtcaggcaagtcAACCAGAAAATATTAGTGAGTTCACATTTTACTTTACCAAAACAATTCCAGCATTTTCtaaatttgaatttaaaacaAATGATAATTAGCAACGTAAAATgataattatacaacccaaaagaatagtctaccaatgtgtgtgccaagacctggtgtcacaagtatatgagCATCTAGTACAATATACAAAGGAATACATATACCCTACTGTCTGAAATGGAATAGATAGtcaaaaacaaaagagagactccatcatgtTATTGATCGGCATAGGAAGGGAGCAGCCCGCCATGGAATCTCGGCCAACTATCAAGAATGCGCACAAGACGGGTAGCCAGATGCACCTGACTCAGAaactgtacaattaagtacaaaagtgtagtataagtacataaacaatatgtacccagtaagtatctagtctaacctcgaagaagtagtgatgagggatcgacttgacacttacttgGGTCAATAATATGATAATATGAGGTTCAATATTTCAGTTCACAATGTACATAGATAGAAACAAGTTCAAATAAGAAATAATACTGAAAACCTTCTCATCAATTAATAAGTTTAGGCAGTTCCTTCTTTTAAAGCGTGTAGTCTTACAAATAATAAATCATATGGATTATAAGAGGTCCCGGTTCCATTATCGCATAATTTTTCCGAGGACGTTCGGcccaatccaacataaaagtaaactgtgcactgccgagggtcgaatagcccgaaccatatatatatatatatatatatatatatatatatatatatatatatatatatatatatatatatatatatatatacacacacaattACCAATCCGTCGAGGCAAACGGCCCGCTCCCATAAGAGTAGTAGAAACAATCACCCCGCTCGCGGAATATATTTGCGACGCGGTTAAGTATAAACACAACTTAAAtgcttctttaattcttttcaaattaattatttactTGGAACCCTTGAAATCATAACCTTCTCATCGAGGTTTCAATCAATGCAACTCCACAATTTATAATCGTATAACAATacccacaaagcatggtgtaagccTAGAACTATCCGGACATAACATGAATAGTAGCCACGTACTGACTCTCGTTACTTCGTGCGTATGTGGCCCCCCACAATCAAATCACGAATTtattaagttcacctatggggagATTTCCCTCTTGCAATGtttgaaaagagacttacctcacttCACGGCCTACTTTCCGGTCCAAGCTTaagcccaaaccctcaatttggtgaCAAACACTCTAAAACTATCCAAATAGCatagaaactaatcaatataggctTAAAAGTTCATATCCCAACCATAGGGTGATTCCTCAATCCAAattacaagattcctaaaatttgacccccgggcccacgtgcccagattccagaaattttagaagaaagttgttacccatagcctaaggatcaagaatatataatttttactccATTCCACAACAAATTTTGttgttaaatcttgtttttatcaaaaccctaggtttttactcaaatctcatgattttcactaatttttgtgtgttaatctaccccaaacccaagtattaaactcacattaagtagaaataacttacctcacaatgctaggttgaaatcccctctttgaaagctcccaaatcgcccaagtgtagaagtgaaatgaaataaatggcctaagtcccgttTTTAGAAGCTGTGTCCAGGCTTctgatgtcacatttgcgacatcaggctcgcaaacgcgaagtcgcaattgcgacaaaatgttcgcaaatgcgaactggcCCTCCCTCTGCCTTGATCGCAAATACGATAGaggggtcgcaaatgcggaccTTGCTGGGTTCGTAAATGCGAAGAGaacgtcgcaaatgcgaccactgCCCCCAGCCAGGCTCCATCGTAAATGCGATgctttcctcgcaaatgcgaacatttcCTCACATTTGCGAGAACTGTAACCTTGCCCAGAAATACCAGAAAACTGGGGTGTTTTTCACCCCCAACTCACggctgaaactcacccgagccctcggggctccactcCGACTACTCACACAAATCCAAAAATATTGTACAAACTTTCTTGAGCGATCAAATTGCTGAGATAACATCTAAAACCATGGATTTAATACCAAAAcgcatgaaatccttaagaacttttaaaattcctatttttacaaccaggcgtctgaatcacgtcaaatcagtctcATTTCTTGCCAAATTTCAAAGACAAGACTTAACTATTATATtggacttgtaccgggctccagaaccaacatacgggcccgataccaacatgatcaaacattattcaatttctttaaatccttagaatttcaatttaataatttttaacaaaaaattcattactcgggctagggaccggGCATACTCCTAGGTCTCATATTTTACTaaggaccctccgggaccgtcaaaacacaagtccgggtccgtttactaaaaatgttgaccaaagtcaaacttggtctttTAAGCAAATCTTAAGGAATTAAGCGTTCCgatttcaatccaaactcttctaaatcccgaaccaaccatccctacAAGTTGTAAATCAGTTAAAGCAAGTAcaggaagtcttatttaggggaatggggttctagaaagcaaaacgaccagtcggatcgttacaacGCCAACAATCCCATCCGAAAAAAGTTCAATTCCCCATTATTATTGGACATATAAATTCGGGCCTTACCCTATAAATACCCCTAAAAGTTAGTTTTTGAAGGGTTAGACATTAGTAGAAAGGAAAGAGACTATGGAATACTTTGGAAGCACGAATCACTCGAGTTTTCTCTCCGCTTTCCTTTAATTTGTAGTGTAATGCTTCTATATATTACTATGATTATTTAcgtagttatgagtagctaaacccgtcatctagggttgatggaaccaattgttggatgAAGTCTTGATTGTGTTTTGATATAATTGGGCTATTATTACTCTTTAATTATTCAACTATATGTTTCTTGTGATTAATTGAAGGGCCCTTGAGTAATCGTGTCTAGTTATCTTAAGTTGCTTGAGAAAGATCACTTGATTTAGATTGTTGTTGAACAACGCCACTTTCGAGTAAGTTAAGAGATTAATTACTTGAATTTAAAAGTgagattagagataacgaagctTTGGCGTGATATTTATGAGTTGTACAAATTGTCAAcaagagtagttcgagagaatacttCTAATAAATTATCGaaattgatcgagagataattacggTAAATAAGAACTCATCATCTTTAGAGAGTGTTACGACAAGATTATAGCTAACGTATCAAGAATTAATCTGACAATTGGTGAAATCATAAACCCTAGATCCTTTTATCCTTGAATTCAACTCCATTCTCGCTAATTGATAGTTTTTATTTGTCATTTGTAATTTCTGTTAATTCACAAATCAATTCTTGACTTCTGAAAGTTGTCTAAGCTTATCATTAGCGATACTAAAAAGTTGTAGCAAATAGGTTAGTTCCTTGTGGGATTCGATTCCAGATTATTGAACCGTATTATTTTTGCAgtgaccgcttagtcctttttatataacatagttgggtgtgatcaaaAATCAAGAGTTTGAAATATATGATTCAAACAAGACACGTCGCATGTTCGTCACAACTACCACCAACCGTTATTATCCGCTCATTGAATTCGCCCATTTAGACAACCTCAACAAGCAGAGAGACTAATTGTATGGGCTAAAAAACTTCATGATTATATGTGAGCCTAATTGATATTAAGAATACCTTCGAAGGTCGCACGTGCCACTAGGTTAATTTCAAAGAAGGGCGAAAGCGAGGTCAAGGACCGAACGAAGGTCGAGGACGAATAGGACGATTACTCCCTTTAGCAGAGCAGCAACGTCTAGTTTTAGAAATAAGACTTCAAAGAGAATATTTCAATGAATATTCCTCTGATCTGTCTTATTAGGGGTTTTGTGACTCATGTGCCCTTATAGATAGAAAGATATGTAGATATAGAAGGAGATTGGACACTCATTGTAAAAGACTACACATTCGCATTCTCTGAAGATTCTTGCTTTACTATACACATACAAAATAGACCTTTTCTTCATATCTTTATCTAACTTTTCTCCCTTGGTCCAAGGAGAATTCCAATATTCAAAGGCTTATCAATCATTTATCATTGTCATAGAGAATATCAAATAATCTCATCCCTTCTCGGTTGACTCACTTACATTTATTTATATAAATGTCATTATTTATCATTTACTACTATTTAATGCTATCCTCTTTGCTCTTGGGCCGCTGAATCTCACTTTACAATTGCCATTTATTGTTATTTGAATAGTACTCGTGACATCTTGCTatgaaattaattaaataatcttTTGAATATTAATATTGGCTAAGATTAACTTTATTCTATTAAAAAATCTAATTGTTTAAACCTCGAACTAGATCTTTGGTCAAACAGAGGTGTTTGTTATTTTTATATACGGTTCAATTGGAAAAATATTTAGTCGATTTGATCAACTTTCGGCTTCCGCTCGAATTATTTGTTTTTTGATTTATTcagaaaaataaatagaaaaaatactaCTAATTATGACAAATTGGCACAATGAGGGTTTTTATTCTGATGGGAGagacgatatatatatatatatatatatatatatatatatatatatatatatatatatatatatatatacacatcaaCATGAAGGGATGTAATTACCAAAGTCAATAAGAAAGGATTAAAGTTCTTAGTAAATTAATGTTATACTTATCTATCCTTATTGTGTAGTAACAAAGAGAGTAAAGCTACTCTCCATGTCATTTGATACTGCATGGGGTTTTATATAGGCAGGGCCGACTCTAATGTACATCCAAGTAAGGCCCCAAACCCTACGAatgagattttactgggttgttgtagGACTTTAAATTTCAATAAGcttatataaattattttcttatttaaactATGTAACAGAACTATGATACTTTGCATGCTAAATTTCCTAATGTTTATGTTAATTCTAAGAGAATATAATGAAATGACAATAAAGAAGAATCATGAACTTAACTACCAGTGATACTCCTGCTAATAAATATGGAGGAGTCATTGATTAACGCAAATTAAACTTacaaagaaataaagaaagcaGCAAGATATAATTTCAGGGTAATTTTATAACGTTAGCTACAAATTTAAAAAATCCTAGACATTATGGATGTGCTGTCTATTTGATGCAGCAAGCCAAAACAATTCAATAATGTCGCAGGTGCGGTTCTGCCTCTACCATTTTCTTACTCTAAGTGGCAACACTTTATTTATCTTATTTCTTGTATTCTAATATATAGAAGAGGCTTGGAAGCAGTTGGGCATTGTCTTGCCAGCTTGCCGACCAAGGCCCTTTTTGGTCATTTCATGTTGCACAAATTTAATACGTGCTGACTTTACAAGGCCCTGCACGTGAAATCTGCCTACAACTTGAGGTTGAGAAGGACAAGTGACCGCTTCAATTTCTATCTAATTGTTTACTCTGCTTTTCTCTTCACCTGTACTCTATTTTTTTCGTTGGTAGTAAACATCATCGAATACCTTTGTTTCTTTGTTCGATCTCTGACCCTCCGGCCATATTACTGGTACGTTTCTCTTTCACCCAGTGAATTATAGTTGTTTAGAATATGAATTTCTAATATTTAGTTAGCAAACTTATGAATATTATGtattttgaagaagatgaaatgTCGATCAAAGTCATTTATTTCGGTCATTTAGCAAATCTTTTGTAGTGATCTAATCGCACTGATTTCTATTGTAGAGTTAGATGGGATTATGAATTACTGTATTTTCAAAATTGTAAGATCTCAATTTACTTTCTTTTTTTCCATGTGTGTTTGAATTGAATCTGTAAGTAGCCTGAAAGGAACAGTGATTTAAGTTTGCATATTTTGCTCAAGTGATGGGTTTCATATACTGTAGGAATGTTCCAATATTTGATTCTACGTTGTCTGCCCTGGGTCTCTGCTTATATATTGTCTTTAGGGATATTTGTGTTCTTTTTTACTTTCTTCATTTTGCAATGCATTTTACAATACATTTCGCTCATTATTGATGGTCAGATTAATTGCTTTTTGATTTGTATTAGAGATGTCATGTTAAAAATGTATAAGTTATTCAAATACAGATGCCTATCGATAAAAAAGCCACGGCGTCAAGCTGTCTCTTCCAGAAGCGGAAGCGACATTACTCAGCAGAAAGAGCTTCTAAAATCAAGCTCAGGAGACATGATGTGTATGCAAATCAGTCAGCAGATAAAAAAGAAATGCTTTTAGCACAACGACGATCAAAAAATATTGAGTCGACAAGCCAAGGTCTCTTGGTTGAACATACTGAAGTAGCATCATCTTCTGAAGCCTGCTGAGTTACCTAGACAGAGAATACTAACAATAGAGGAATCATGTTGCCTTGATGAAAAAGGTTAGGAAAAGAAATATAACTCTTTTGTATATAGAATTTTGGATGTTGTTTTTGGGATTTTACCTACATATGTATTGTTAATGTTAACATGCGTTCAATTTTATGTAGCCGATAAATCTTGCGCGGACGGCACAACAGTTTGTTCTAACAAAGGAAAGAATATAATTAGCTCCCATTCTATATTCGAATATGGTTAGTAACTATTAAAATGCAGTTTCAATTTTAGTTCACTTGAAATATTTCGTATATCAATTATAATGATTTGCATATTAGGTTCCACATCAAATCCACTCGATGAACGGCGTGATCCCGAGGCATCCGTTGTCATAAAAAGAGGTTTGTCTTGGTACTCTTTTAACAATATTAGCCATATATCTTTTCTCAATACTTGTATGATATCCAACAACTTATATACACAGGTTGTAGATCAAAAATAATAGATTATTGGAATTTCAAACAGTTGCCCAGTAACGCAACCATTTTGAAAACTGTACCAAACTGTAAATATTTTAGAGCTAAAAGGTTTGAATATGAATTAGCAGGATTCTGTTGTAGCAATGGTTATGTCATATGAAATGCCCAATGAATTATTAAATCTCTACTTAGGCAATACTGAAGAATGTGAACATTTTCGTACCTACATTAGACTGTATAATAATATGTTTGCCTTCACTTCACTTGGGGTGAACTATGACAAAGTACTAGCAAAAAAACCCATGGAATTTACATATTTAGGGTACAGGGTCAAATGTATCACTTCATAAATGATTTGATTCCAACAAATTAACAACCTAGAAATTTACATATGTATTTTTACGATGAGAACACAGAAATATTGAATCAAATGACTTCCTCGGGTATACTTCGATAGTCGATCATTGAGAAGCTCATGGATATACTAAAGATAAATCCTTATTGTATCTTCTTGAAATCTTTGATACATATCCCGGAATTATCAAACTTTTACATTGCATTGAGATGTGGTTCTGGCTTAGATCATAGAGTATATAATCTGCCAACTGTGTCAGAAGTAGCAGCATTAGGGCTACAACAAGAAACGAACAACAATATTTCTTCACCGCATATCCGAATTTACACTCGCAGTAACAAAAGTCAAATAGTAAATTACTATTATGGTTGATATGATCCTTTGCAATATCCGATTTTACTTCCTTACGGTCAAAATGGGTGGCATTGTGGGATCCCAAAAATCTTACAGCCTAGGAATAAATTGAAAAAACGATCTTACTACGAGACTGAGCAGCTTCCAGGCCTTTGTAACATGTGTTCAATTGACGGACTACTTGATATGGAAGCTGATGTTTTGCAAAAAGGAATACGAAAAAGGAATAATATTTCTTGTCGTGAATACTATTGTTACAAACTGCAGATGAGAGACAATGAGGAAAACAGAGTTTTACATTCTGGCAGATTATTTCAACAATACTCGGTTGATGAATTCATAAAAGTAGAAACTCAGAGATTAGATTTTTCCTCATTTAACCAAGATTATTTCGGGTTGATGTATTACAAGGACTTCTAGATATCCTGAGACTTGGTGAAAGAGAAGCTTCTAAGATaggaaaacaaaatatttttccgACAAGTTTTACGGGAGGTCCGAGAGATATGCGCTAGCGTTATATGGATGCTATTGCATTAGTACAACATTTTGAAAAGCCTGATATATTTCTGACCATGACATGCAATCCCTCTTGGCATGAAATAAGGGAACATTTGCTCACAATGGATGAAACTCAAAATATGTCTGATTTAATTAGTCGAGTGTTCAGAGCAAAAGTAGAAGAGATGAATACAGATATATTAAAAAGAAACATATTTCAAAAAGTTGCAGCTTTTATGTACACTATAGAATTCCAAAAATGTGGTCTTTCACATGCTCATTTTCTTGTTATACTTACTGATGACTACAAGTTATTGACGCCCGAGGATTATGACAAATTTGTTATGCCTGATCCTGATATGAACTCTTACTTGCATAAGCTTGTTACTAAACACATGATGCATAGGCCTTGTGATCATTTGGATCTTACAAATTCATGTATGAAAAGAAATGAGTGCAAATTTAAGTACCCGAAGATTTTTGCTGATGAGACAACGAAAGGAAAGAACTCATACCCAATTTATAGAAGACGAAACACTGGTAAATCTGTGAAAGTTTGAAAACAATTTCTTGATAACTCATGGGTTGTTCCGTACAATCCTTATCTGCTCTGTAAATACAATTACCATATAAATGTAGAGGTTTGCTCAGATATTAAAGTtgtcaaatatatatacaagtaTATCTGTAAAGGACATGATAAGATTTCATTTGGCTTACATGAAGATAACACAAATTTACAGATAGATGAGATAAAAGAGTATCGATATGCTAGATGGGCGTCAGCTCCGGAAGCTCTGTGGCGCTTATTTGCCTAGAGTATCGATATGCCAGAAAGAAGACGTGTGATTAAATATTATCTATACTTCTATTTAAAGTGAAAGATTTTAAACCTAGCATGAACATTAGCTAACTACATCCTggctaagaaaaaaaaaaggcatACCTTGTTAATTGAAAGTTATAAAGAATatcataataaaaaaaaaagttataaagAATGTTATCAAGTTgacaataaatattttattaccTTTGCCTATTAGTTGAGCGTGAGCACATATAATGCAGTTGGATTTCAGATAGAAGTAGGGTTAGATTGAGGTAGATGGGCAGAAATATGATGATAACATCATGTCGAGACGATCATACATTTTATTAAAGCTAATAATGAAGTCATCTCGCCTAATTCGTAGTATTTTATTCAACGGTTACATATACttatctttttgttcttttcgcTAAGTATGTATACTTCTCAGATCTTATTGCTACTATGAGCAAAATAAGTCTGGCAGGCAAATTAGTTACTTTGGCAGTGGAAATTATATGATAATCTGACTTACTGAGTACAATCCTACTCAGATTTCTATACCATAAATCAAATATGAATTTTATAGATGATTTGTACGTTTGTTGTTACTCCGCTCAAAAGTGATGTGTGATGTCTTACCATAAAGTCTTTGTCAACTGTGATGTTTTGTTTCCATCTGTATTTTTATTAGAGTATTTATGCTATTTGTCTAACATCGAGAGACTATTGCCGGTATAGCCATTGGATGCCTTCAGTAATGAAGGACAACAAAGGAGCTTCAGAGTGCTATCATCATGGTGAATGTAAAAAATATTGCTGAACCTATTATTACCGAGAAAATTCTACAATATAGATTGACTCTGCTGAATTTGAAAAACTAACTTTGGAGTCCTTAGCACCTCCTCTCCAAGGTTAGTGATTTCTTAATAGCCATTAATAAACTTAGTTATTGTGCTGCTTAAAATTTGGCATAACATACTGAAAATACTATTTCTTTCCTGCATGATTCAGTAGATGGATGAGCTCTTGATAATGATGCTATATTGTGCGATTACTCCCCTGAAGGAGCATGTTTTGCTTGTGTTAGGATATCAAGGTGACCCAAATGAaagagagtgtgtgtgtgtggtgAATTCTTAGGAATAAAGGTAAACTTCTCTGTAAGATCTTGTTACAAAACAATTCATGTGGGAGGTGAGAGAATGTTCCAGAATGGTCAGAAAGACGAATCTGGAAACAAAGTGGCCTATTTCACATGCTTCGCACCCCTCCAATCTTGTTTAACACAAGATAATATATTTAAAAAGACGTTTC
This region includes:
- the LOC138876152 gene encoding uncharacterized protein; this encodes MITALVAQPPTGEGQTGRGRPRGGGQTGRGHPATAQSGGGQPDDAPSRFYAIPARPDALASDAIITGIISVCGRGASVLFDPGSTYSYVSSLFAHFLDIPHLLLLDMTDFEVILGMDWLSPYHVVLDCHAKIVTLAMPELPRLEWKGSLVNTSSRVISFLKDRHMVETCCLAYLDYVRDTTVESLTIDSVTVVRECVNVFPSDLPGMPPDCDIDLCIDLAPGNQHLNIDDKQNKQKT